From one Montipora capricornis isolate CH-2021 chromosome 10, ASM3666992v2, whole genome shotgun sequence genomic stretch:
- the LOC138021471 gene encoding protocadherin Fat 4-like — protein MKKALLTFSSLFYLAGFCHGLYFSPEFIYVTIYEEQPVGSFVVQAHAGPGNVTYELGADGGAFFAINSSSGIITVLADLDREELSSTNGKFTVFAFDDAGDKASATVLYWILDINDHFPHFQHQYYHVRVKESTDVNKGIFSVSAEDGDLEENAEIVYEISDGNQDGMFKLQDSYHCNILVAKALNFELKSSYLLNITASNYPSNFSNWTALSISVTDEDDLPVRFTAYEYHAFVSEDANVATSIVQVSASDQDQLSAPVTYEILDLSMKQTLFVINASTGVISLNGTLDRESRQEYRLQVLAHSTFHFPDHATVTISISDVNDNSPVFSNQTYLFAIAENSVPGAFVGQVKATDADQGNNSTFAFSLLGEGDHFVIDPLAGVITVNGLIDREKQENYSIVVIAKETQSVDKYSNNVTVMIKAEDRNDNSPRFSQHLYNVTIQEELPSGKQVVQVIAHDNDSSSNGAVKYSFVPDATGHRQSFHINPNNGSITTAHQLDREKTSEYFLTVKAEDSATKEETRSSTVAVTILVQDINDNVPMFEKQSIAVMVSEATDVNGTVITVKATDEDAGQNGAISYTINDGNIGNIFRINSSSGTISVSECLDREKIDTYHLVVKAEDGGNKSSMVNLTVYVSDVNDNSPQFNSPGGYQFSVEEGTAGLILGAVEATDIDAGENGEIAYSFISTPSSPSFRINSSSGVISLAEALDHENLLFHLLIVRAEDRGAPQSRRTVVRVSINVTDINDNAPIFFDAQPGMLTVKKNLLCANATATDSLVVRVQDLTPANSEIGRLRSFDKDDDAVNAKVFYFIQGNGSEMFSISNQTGAIVTNRQLKREHQTTYNLSVIAENSLASPKLSTAVTLLVIVDDVTDHKPKFTRPQYETEVSESVAPGTSVLQVDVTNSDQATSEFLFKILYDESSPGSRAFLIEPETGLITTQGKLDRETASNYTLKVQAKVLNIIHPPVFSSVVSVFINVSDVDDNPLRFLQPSYQFSVSELSRVGDIIGRVRAEDEDMLDIQSRVYYTILSGNGKGHFNISEDLGTVSLNKTLELDVNVTFFLVIRASYTRVDLVWSRTRRAENDDYDDVTVTVTVRDENNNAPRFTRDHFIGAFYETDVEVNTLVARIQAFDKDLSTYGSVLYSIVHADNPAIFSLGPVTGEVTLFNSSLLVPGKLMYTLEVSAADNLGIAPFNSAEQNAFVYIFVLSGVKKLSLVINVHPEFVREKMNEINRMLRNISEATVIIKEIQEPSDGKSIIYFHAIDDNSLRVLNQEDLNSRLLNKTELINGVFEKWNIQVPPGKPAAQSRAGSNHEFSAVIAALLVVSIGIGLAGIIGIAITCRKIKREKNIYNTSRPDSGHSTFPHATAWFSADIPGIEAFIDYKAEGTSRSVRSQTKYTVQMENLGVSGSSFLRTPLRSSKSYKTRKQPKEEIEIEWMPSLTLPRSSLRSSKTYKVTSVPKEQVKRKDSVAVNQYGSPPAPRTYPRERRESIETVKCETKTAVRRNVGSFENEGFVENFEKDKVDEKALDQEDLQKKVKVEQENRDKQDVGETFVERALDLGDLEELDTRSSVESADKQDYGNAKERRVRFDLRGIENTKQRHATMGHVPDIIIITGKGTGKMTADKGDQGQRAEENSDCDDDDDDDDDDDDDGLENVPADSITSVLADTNGTGRRWNQEVSQASPSPHLSAVSDEEGTVVDI, from the exons agCACAGATGTCAACAAGGGGATATTTTCAGTGTCTGCAGAGGATGGTGACCTGGAGGAAAATGCAGAAATCGTCTACGAGATATCTGATGGAAACCAG GATGGAATGTTTAAGTTGCAAGATTCTTATCATTGCAATATATTGGTTGCAAAGGCTCTGAATTTTGAACTAAAGTCTTCATACCTATTGAACATCACAGCATCAAAT TATCCAAGCAACTTTTCTAACTGGACAGCCCTTTCAATATCAGTTACTGATGAGGATGACCTCCCCGTTAGATTTACGGCATATGAATACCATGCTTTTGTCAGTGAAGATGCCAATGTG GCGACTTCCATTGTTCAAGTGTCTGCATCTGATCAAGACCAACTTAGTGCTCCAGTTACATATGAGATTCTTGATT TGAGCATGAAACAAACTTTGTTTGTAATCAATGCTTCCACTGGAGTCATATCCTTAAATGGCACACTGGACAGGGAATCAAGGCAGGAATACAGACTGCAAGTATTG GCTCATTCAACATTTCACTTTCCTGATCATGCAACAGTCACAATCAGCATCAGTGACGTCAATGACAACTCACCAGTGTTTAGCAATCAGACGTACTTGTTTGCCATTGCTGAGAACTCTGTGCCTGGTGCCTTTGTTGGCCAAGTGAAAGCTACTGATGCTGATCAA GGAAATAATTCCACCTTTGCCTTTTCTCTCCTGGGAGAGGGAGACCACTTTGTGATCGATCCCTTAGCTGGTGTAATAACCGTGAACGGTTTGATAGATcgtgaaaaacaagaaaattacaGCATTGTG GTTATTGCCAAAGAAACTCAAAGTGTTGATAAGTACAGCAACAATGTTACAGTCATGATCAAAGCAGAGGACAGAAATGACAACAGTCCTCGCTTTTCTCAACATCTATACAATGTGACAATACAGGAAGAACTGCCCAGTGGAAAACAAGTGGTGCAG GTAATTGCGCATGACAACGACTCATCTTCAAATGGTGCTGTTAAGTACAGTTTTGTCCCCGATGCTACGGGCCACCGTCAGAGTTTCCATATTAATCCCAATAATGGATCAATAACTACTGCACATCAGCTTGACCGTGAAAAAACCAGTGAATACTTTTTAACAGTTAAAGCAGAGGACAGTGCCACGAAAGAAGAAACAAG GTCGAGTACTGTTGCTGTGACGATCCTCGTACAGGATATCAATGACAATGTTCCTATGTTTGAGAAACAGTCCATCGCTGTTATGGTTTCAGAAGCCACGGACGTTAACGGAACTGTGATAACAGTCAAG GCCACAGACGAGGATGCTGGACAAAATGGTGCGATAAGTTACACCATAAACGATGGAAACATTGGTAATATCTTCAGAATTAACTCCTCGAG TGGTACCATAAGTGTTTCAGAATGCCTTGACAGGGAGAAAATTGACACTTATCACTTGGTTGTAAAGGCTGAAGATGGAGGGAACAAG AGTTCAATGGTCAATTTAACTGTTTACGTAAGTGACGTAAACGACAACTCTCCCCAGTTCAACTCACCCGGTGGTTACCAATTTTCTGTCGAGGAAGGCACCGCTGGATTGATTTTGGGCGCTGTAGAG GCTACTGATATCGACGCTGGAGAGAACGGAGAAATAGCGTACTCATTTATTTCAACGCCATCCTCTCCAAG TTTCAGGATCAATTCCTCTAGTGGTGTTATTTCATTAGCTGAAGCACTGGATCATGAAAATCTTCTTTTCCACTTGTTGATTGTGCGAGCTGAGGATCGAGGCGCCCCGCAGTCAAGGAGGACAGTGGTCCGAGTTTCGATCAATGTCACTGATATCAATGACAATGCGCCAATATTCTTTGACGCGCAACCTGGCATGTTGACGGTGAAAAAGAACTTGCTGTGCGCAAATGCTACCGCAACG GATTCGCTTGTTGTACGTGTTCAAGACTTGACACCAGCCAACAGTGAGATCGGCAGGCTGAGATCATTTGACAAAGACGACGATGCTGTGAACGCTAAAGTGTTTTATTTCATACAAG GCAATGGTTCCGAAatgttttccatttcaaatcAGACTGGAGCTATTGTCACAAATCGACAACTg AAACGAGAACATCAAACAACCTACAACTTAAGTGTGATAGCAGAGAATTCATTGGCCTCTCCAAAGCTGTCTACTGCCGTGACACTCCTCGTCATTGTTGATGACGTGACTGACCACAAACCCAAATTCACCAGACCTCAATATGAAACCGAGGTTTCGGAGTCAGTTGCACCCGGGACATCAGTGCTTCAAGTTGACGTCACCAATAGCGATCAG gCGACTTCagagtttttgttcaaaatattGTACGACGAAAGCAGCCCTGGATCAAGAGCATTTCTGATTGAACCTGAAACAGGACTCATCACAACACAAGGGAAGCTTGACCGAGAAACAGCTTCCAACTACACT ttaAAGGTGCAAGCAAAAGTATTGAATATCATTCATCCTCCAGTGTTTTCCAGTGTTGTGTCAGTGTTTATTAATGTCTCTGACGTGGATGACAACCCTCTTCGCTTTCTACAGCCAAGTTATCA GTTTTCTGTGAGTGAGCTGTCACGCGTCGGTGACATCATTGGACGAGTGAGAGCTGAAGACGAAGACATGTTGGATATCCAGTCAAGAGTATATTATACAATACTGAGTGGCAATGGGAAAG GTCATTTCAACATTAGTGAGGATCTTGGAACAGTTTCTCTCAATAAGACTTTAGAACTGGACGTGAATGTTACCTTCTTTCTGGTCATAAGAGCAAGTTACACTCGCGTGGATCTCGTGTGGAGTAGAACACGAAGAG CTGAAAATGACGATTATGATGACGTCACAGTGACAGTTACAGTCCGGGATGAAAACAACAACGCCCCTAGATTCACACGGGATCATTTCATTGGAG CTTTTTACGAAACTGATGTCGAAGTGAACACTCTTGTGGCAAGAATTCAG GCCTTTGACAAAGACTTGTCTACGTACGGATCCGTGCTGTATTCTATTGTGCACGCCGATAATCCTGCAATTTTCTCTCTCGGCCCCGTGACTGGTGAAGTAACCTTGTTCAATTCTTCGTTGCTTGTCCCCGGGAAACTGATGTATACCCTTGAAGTTTCCGCCGCAGATAACCTGGGGATAGCTCCATTTAACAGTGCTGAGCAAAACGCTTTTGTTTAC ATTTTTGTTCTTTCTGgtgtaaagaaattgtcacTCGTGATTAATGTCCATCCTGAGTTCGTTCGAGAGAAAATGAACGAAATCAATAG AATGCTGCGCAACATCAGTGAAGCGACGGTGATAATAAAGGAGATTCAAGAACCGAGTGACGGAAA atcaatcatttatttCCACGCCATTGATGATAATTCGTTACGTGTCTTAAATCAAGAAGATCTGAACAG CCGCCTGCTTAACAAGACGGAGCTTATCAATGGCGTCTTTGAAAAGTGGAATATCCAGGTGCCACCGGGAAAGCCTGCTGCCCAGTCCAGAGCAGGCTCAAACCATGAATTCAGTGCTGTGATCGCTGCCTTGTTGGTTGTATCGATCGGTATCGGATTGGCGGGTATTATCGGCATTGCAATCACGTGCCGCAAAATAAAACG TGAGAAGAATATTTATAACACCTCTAGACCTGATTCTGGACATTCAACATTTCCTCATGCAACAGCTTGGTT TTCAGCGGACATTCCTGGAATAGAAGCCTTTATCGACTACAAAGCAGAAGGCACCTCCCGGTCTGT GAGGTCGCAGACCAAGTACACGGTTCAAATGGAGAATCTTGGTGTCTCG GGTTCGTCTTTTCTTCGCACGCCTTT GAGATCAAGTAAATCATACAAAACAAGGAAACAACCGAAGGAAGAAATAGAA ATTGAATGGATGCCTTCGCTAACTTTGCCTCGCTCGTCCTT AAGGTCAAGCAAAACCTACAAAGTGACAAGTGTCCCTAAAGAACAAGTAAAA AGGAAAGATTCTGTTGCTGTAAACCAGTATGGTTCACCCCCTGCTCCTCGAACGTATCCCAGGGAACGTCGGGAAAGTATCGAAACAGTGAAATGTGAAACAAAAACAGCTGTAAGAAGAAACGTTGGAAGTTTCGAGAACGAAGGGTTCGTTGAGAACTTTGAGAAGGATAAGGTTGACGAGAAAGCTCTGGATCAAGAGGATTTGCAAAAGAAGGTAAAGGTTGAACAGGAAAATCGGGACAAACAAGATGTGGGTGAGACGTTTGTGGAGAGGGCCTTGGATCTTGGTGACTTGGAAGAGTTAGACACAAGGAGTAGCGTTGAAAGCGCAGACAAGCAGGATTACGGGAATGCCAAGGAGCGGAGAGTGAGGTTTGACTTAAGAGGAATCGAGAACACCAAGCAGAGGCACGCGACTATGGGGCATGTGCCAGACATTATCATAATAACCGGGAAAGGGACTGGTAAAATGACAGCGGACAAAGGTGACCAAGGGCAGCGCGCGGAGGAAAACAGCGATtgcgacgatgacgatgatgatgatgatgatgatgatgatgatggactTGAAAATGTGCCAGCTGACTCTATCACTTCCGTCTTAGCGGATACCAATGGCACTGGCAGACGATGGAATCAGGAGGTCTCGCAGGCATCCCCCTCACCACACCTGTCTGCTGTAAGCGACGAAGAAGGAACTGTGGTGGACATTTAA